The proteins below are encoded in one region of Candidatus Planktophila lacus:
- the tmk gene encoding dTMP kinase gives MPASLPTPAAPAQDATRSVLAIPAFRKLWNSMVFSSLGDWLGLLATTALAAQLSGGSYATANFAIAGVFIARLLPAVFLGPIAGVIADRFDRRKLMVTADIFRAGLYISIPIVNTYFWLYAAMILVECLTLFWSPAKEATVPNLVGKDKLESANQASLLAAYGTAPVAAILFSLLTLFASAIESLFPFSIGTSVDIALYANAATFAFAAFTIWGLKEIPKGAAAEKAKDENIWKSLHDGWKSVSETKLIRGLVVGMIGAFSAAGAVIGLARTFVGDLGGGDAAYGVLFGAVFTGLAIGIAFGPKIFAQFSRRRLFGASLTTAGIFLVLLALIPNLVLAVFTVIFLGAFSGITWVTGFTMLGMEVADEVRGRTFAFVQSLIRITLVAVLAIAPAVAAAFGVHTYKIQNVTFDFNGAQVTILIAGLIAALIGAISYHQMKDRPSVSLWSDIANALKGELGGITGAPTTGVFIAFEGGEGTGKSTQSKLLKEWLEARGESVVLSREPGGTDLGQGLRKILLGHETGVISPRAEALLYAADRAHHVFSIIRPALAEGKVVITDRYFDSSIAYQGAGRVLAPGEVARISRWATESLFPTLTIVIDLPAEIGIGRLHNPDRLEAEPLAFHERVRQEFLQLARLDPERYLVVDGKQTIQEIHNAIIARVAELPAIAKTDKPAKKIFKR, from the coding sequence ATGCCCGCTAGCCTGCCGACCCCTGCCGCCCCGGCGCAGGATGCAACGCGCAGCGTTCTGGCTATCCCCGCATTCCGCAAGCTATGGAACTCGATGGTCTTCTCATCCCTGGGTGATTGGCTAGGACTGCTTGCAACCACGGCACTTGCTGCACAACTTTCTGGCGGATCTTATGCAACTGCAAACTTTGCAATCGCGGGCGTTTTTATCGCCCGCCTTCTGCCCGCAGTTTTCTTAGGCCCAATCGCCGGAGTTATCGCAGATCGCTTTGATCGCCGCAAATTAATGGTCACCGCCGACATTTTCCGCGCCGGACTTTATATCTCGATTCCAATCGTTAATACATATTTCTGGTTATACGCCGCAATGATCTTGGTCGAATGTTTAACACTCTTCTGGTCACCGGCAAAGGAAGCAACGGTTCCAAATTTAGTTGGTAAAGATAAGTTAGAGAGCGCAAATCAAGCATCACTTTTGGCCGCATACGGCACAGCACCAGTTGCTGCGATCTTGTTCTCGCTCTTAACGCTCTTTGCCTCAGCTATCGAATCGCTATTTCCATTTTCAATTGGTACCTCTGTTGATATTGCACTGTATGCAAATGCTGCAACCTTCGCATTCGCCGCATTTACTATCTGGGGCCTTAAAGAGATTCCAAAGGGCGCCGCTGCCGAAAAAGCTAAAGATGAAAACATTTGGAAATCACTTCACGATGGCTGGAAATCGGTAAGCGAAACCAAGTTAATCCGCGGCCTTGTAGTCGGCATGATCGGTGCCTTTTCTGCAGCCGGTGCTGTTATTGGTCTTGCCCGCACATTCGTGGGCGATCTCGGCGGCGGTGATGCTGCATACGGTGTCTTGTTCGGCGCAGTCTTTACCGGTCTTGCAATCGGTATTGCATTTGGCCCAAAGATTTTTGCGCAATTTTCACGCCGCCGTTTATTTGGAGCATCACTTACAACGGCCGGCATCTTCCTTGTTCTCCTCGCCTTAATACCAAACCTCGTTCTGGCGGTCTTTACGGTGATCTTCCTTGGCGCATTTAGCGGCATCACCTGGGTTACCGGCTTCACGATGCTGGGCATGGAAGTTGCCGATGAAGTACGCGGTCGCACATTCGCATTCGTGCAATCACTTATCCGCATCACCTTGGTTGCAGTTCTTGCCATCGCACCCGCAGTTGCCGCAGCTTTCGGCGTTCATACCTACAAAATTCAGAACGTAACCTTCGACTTCAACGGCGCACAAGTAACAATTCTTATCGCAGGTTTAATTGCAGCGCTCATCGGCGCAATTTCATATCACCAGATGAAAGACCGTCCAAGTGTTTCGCTCTGGTCAGATATTGCAAACGCACTCAAGGGCGAACTCGGCGGCATCACCGGTGCACCAACAACTGGCGTCTTCATCGCATTCGAAGGCGGCGAAGGCACCGGCAAATCAACACAATCAAAACTTCTTAAAGAGTGGTTAGAGGCCCGCGGTGAAAGCGTTGTCTTATCGCGCGAACCCGGCGGCACAGATTTAGGACAAGGCCTGCGCAAGATTTTGCTCGGACATGAAACAGGTGTTATCAGCCCGCGCGCTGAAGCACTTCTTTATGCCGCAGACCGCGCACACCATGTCTTTTCAATTATTCGCCCAGCCCTTGCTGAAGGCAAAGTTGTAATTACCGACCGTTACTTTGATTCATCAATTGCCTATCAAGGCGCCGGCCGCGTACTTGCACCAGGAGAAGTTGCTCGTATTTCTCGTTGGGCAACTGAATCTCTTTTCCCAACGCTAACAATTGTTATCGACTTGCCCGCTGAAATCGGTATCGGTCGCCTGCACAACCCAGATCGTTTAGAAGCAGAACCACTTGCCTTCCACGAGCGCGTGCGCCAAGAGTTCTTGCAACTTGCTCGTCTTGATCCAGAACGTTATCTAGTCGTAGATGGAAAACAAACGATTCAAGAAATTCACAACGCGATCATCGCGCGCGTTGCCGAACTTCCAGCAATTGCAAAAACTGATAAGCCTGCAAAGAAAATCTTCAAACGCTAA
- a CDS encoding type II toxin-antitoxin system VapC family toxin, with protein sequence MSWYIDSSAILKLIFIEKETAELDKAMKNRMVTSAITRVEVKRTVNRINPKMIFVADDVLAQIESLTLEQKVLNFAEAFNEDVSLRTLDAIHVASAILISGSIDGMITYDKQMAKNAKKMGINVLSPGAKV encoded by the coding sequence TTGAGTTGGTATATCGATAGCTCTGCAATTCTCAAGTTAATTTTTATTGAGAAGGAAACAGCCGAATTAGATAAGGCTATGAAGAACCGCATGGTTACATCCGCAATTACTCGCGTCGAGGTGAAGCGAACAGTAAATCGGATTAATCCCAAGATGATCTTTGTTGCGGATGATGTTTTAGCTCAAATCGAATCCCTGACTTTAGAACAAAAGGTTTTAAACTTTGCTGAAGCATTTAATGAGGATGTCTCGCTTCGAACTCTTGATGCTATTCATGTTGCATCCGCAATTCTCATATCTGGTTCGATTGACGGAATGATCACTTACGATAAACAGATGGCAAAGAATGCGAAGAAGATGGGGATAAACGTTTTATCGCCTGGTGCCAAGGTTTAA
- a CDS encoding type II toxin-antitoxin system Phd/YefM family antitoxin — MTTAARKPKPTGATRSPAKKPATKVVAVDSVGVRELRQNASKVLDQVKDGAIIEITEHGVPVARILPITKSLYDEYIESGLIKPARNPDWRPHPGRVKMTGSKTSTQVLMEMRAEERY; from the coding sequence ATGACAACTGCAGCACGTAAACCAAAGCCGACTGGCGCAACGCGAAGTCCAGCTAAGAAGCCTGCGACAAAAGTGGTGGCTGTCGATTCTGTTGGTGTGCGCGAACTTCGCCAAAATGCTTCAAAAGTTTTAGATCAAGTTAAAGATGGTGCAATTATCGAAATCACCGAACATGGTGTGCCGGTTGCGCGCATATTGCCAATTACCAAGTCGCTTTACGATGAGTACATTGAAAGCGGTTTGATTAAACCTGCGCGTAATCCCGATTGGCGACCACATCCAGGCCGTGTAAAAATGACGGGTTCTAAGACTTCAACCCAAGTATTGATGGAAATGCGCGCTGAGGAACGATATTGA
- the galE gene encoding UDP-glucose 4-epimerase GalE, with translation MDREKWLITGGAGYIGTHIADLFISDGKDVVLLDSLYQGLSSRVDYLRKKHNTDIPLEVVDIRDYTAIENILENNNFAGIVHTAALKAVGESVEKPDEYKEVNFTATTELLNLAQKHGVKKFLFSSTAAVYGSPDTMDPCKENGPLAPISPYGSTKLDAESKVTEFINTPGNSGTSLRFFNVVGTAAHELLDNSIENLVPIVLGKLSNNEAPVIFGTDYPTEDGTCVRDYVDVRDIAAAHLVAANATKPIPAIINVGTGRGASVREIVKLVLEAINKSDAQVIEAPRRAGDPAFLCANVDLAAIELGFKSKYSLEESIRSLF, from the coding sequence ATGGACCGCGAGAAATGGCTAATTACTGGCGGTGCGGGCTATATCGGTACACATATTGCTGACCTATTTATCTCAGATGGCAAAGATGTAGTTCTACTAGATTCGCTCTACCAAGGACTTTCTTCACGCGTTGATTACCTGCGCAAGAAGCACAACACCGATATTCCACTAGAAGTAGTAGATATTCGCGATTACACAGCGATAGAAAACATTCTAGAAAACAACAACTTTGCCGGCATCGTTCACACAGCAGCGCTTAAAGCAGTTGGCGAATCTGTTGAGAAGCCAGATGAGTACAAAGAAGTTAACTTCACTGCAACAACAGAGTTGTTAAATCTTGCGCAAAAGCATGGCGTGAAGAAATTCTTGTTCTCTTCCACCGCAGCTGTCTACGGTAGCCCAGACACCATGGATCCTTGTAAAGAGAACGGTCCGCTTGCACCAATCTCTCCTTATGGCTCAACAAAGCTTGATGCCGAAAGCAAAGTTACTGAATTTATAAATACTCCAGGTAACTCTGGAACATCGCTTCGCTTCTTCAATGTTGTTGGCACCGCAGCACACGAGCTGCTCGATAACTCTATTGAAAACCTTGTACCAATTGTCTTGGGCAAATTAAGCAATAACGAAGCGCCAGTTATCTTCGGCACTGATTACCCGACTGAAGATGGCACATGCGTACGTGACTATGTAGATGTTCGTGATATCGCGGCAGCGCACTTGGTTGCAGCTAACGCAACTAAGCCAATTCCAGCAATTATCAACGTCGGCACAGGCCGCGGCGCATCAGTGCGCGAGATCGTAAAGTTAGTGCTGGAGGCTATAAATAAGAGCGATGCTCAGGTTATTGAGGCGCCACGACGTGCTGGAGATCCAGCATTTCTATGCGCAAACGTTGATTTAGCTGCGATAGAACTTGGATTCAAATCAAAGTACAGCCTGGAAGAAAGTATTCGTAGCCTCTTCTAA
- the topA gene encoding type I DNA topoisomerase encodes MAKDLKKLVIVESPAKARKIGDYLGDGYIVEASVGHIRDLPQRAADIPKEVKKLAWSKEGVDIENDFAPLYVINPDKKAKVAELKELMKGADELLLATDEDREGEAIAWHLVEVLEPKIPIKRMVFNEITKEAIQAAVDNTRDLDYNLIDAQETRRVLDRLYGYRLSPVLWKKVMPRISAGRVQSVATKLIVEKERERMAFISSSWWDLNATCELGFTARLLSVEGKKVASTSDFGADGAVKEKSLENILLLDEKSAHALVDSLKSTALTVKSMEESPRTERPKPPFTTSTMQQDAGSRLGWGAQITMRVAQRLYENGYITYMRTDSINLSAQAINAARAAAKSLYGADHVADAPRVYQGKSKNAQEAHEAIRPAGDTFKTPGELAPELSRDEFALYDLIWKRTVASQMADAKKMQMRVDFDAKTSDNKDTIFRANGSVITFPGFLAAYDDIVDENTKVDEEATDKRLPAMSVGQSIKVSEYNCEGHDTKPPARYTEPTLVKKLEELGIGRPSTFASIIQTIQDRGYVYKRGRALVPTFLAFSVTGLLETHFTKLVDYDFTASMEEDLDKIAAGEAGRVDWLRDFYYGVDGQPGLDELSLDLGGIDARATNTMNLSDTIEIRVGRYGAYLQENIPDQDRKLANIPEELAPDELTLEKAIELLAAPSGERELGTDPNTGLEVIAKSGRFGPYITEVFPEEPVELDDKGEPKKKRKKKDAPKPKTASLLSTMTLDTITIDDALKLLSLPRILGTNSAGEDITIQNGRYGPYLKAGADSRTLTSEDQLFSLSLDEALEIYSKPKERRRGVAKPPLKELGKDPATEKEVIVKDGRFGMYVTDGETNATLRRGDTLEALTIERALELLAGRRAWEAENGPSPKKSRKKAAKVKPGDAAPTLTKNTVKKAATKKKASKKATGKAKKD; translated from the coding sequence ATGGCAAAAGACCTAAAGAAACTGGTGATCGTTGAATCACCAGCGAAGGCGCGCAAGATTGGCGACTACCTCGGCGATGGCTACATCGTCGAGGCTAGCGTCGGCCATATCCGCGATCTTCCTCAGCGCGCAGCCGACATTCCTAAAGAGGTAAAGAAGCTCGCTTGGTCTAAAGAAGGCGTCGATATCGAAAATGATTTCGCACCTTTATATGTCATTAACCCAGATAAAAAAGCCAAGGTCGCCGAACTCAAAGAGTTAATGAAAGGCGCCGACGAGTTATTACTGGCAACAGATGAAGACCGCGAAGGCGAAGCGATTGCTTGGCACTTAGTTGAAGTCCTTGAACCAAAGATTCCAATTAAGCGCATGGTCTTCAATGAAATCACCAAAGAAGCAATTCAAGCAGCTGTAGATAACACTCGCGATCTTGATTACAACTTAATTGATGCCCAAGAAACTCGCCGCGTCCTTGACCGCTTATACGGCTACCGACTTTCTCCCGTTCTTTGGAAGAAAGTTATGCCACGTATTTCGGCCGGCCGCGTGCAATCAGTTGCTACAAAGTTAATCGTTGAAAAAGAACGCGAACGCATGGCCTTCATCTCATCTTCTTGGTGGGATCTAAATGCAACTTGCGAACTTGGCTTCACCGCTCGCCTACTTTCTGTTGAAGGCAAGAAAGTAGCGTCAACAAGTGACTTTGGAGCCGACGGCGCAGTTAAAGAAAAGTCCCTTGAAAACATCTTGCTCCTTGATGAAAAGTCAGCGCACGCGCTTGTTGATTCACTTAAATCAACTGCGCTAACTGTTAAATCAATGGAGGAATCTCCACGCACCGAACGCCCTAAGCCACCATTTACCACTTCAACCATGCAGCAAGATGCTGGTTCACGACTTGGTTGGGGCGCACAAATCACGATGCGCGTTGCACAGCGTCTGTACGAAAACGGTTACATCACCTACATGCGTACCGACTCAATCAATCTTTCCGCACAAGCAATCAACGCCGCACGTGCTGCTGCAAAATCTCTTTACGGCGCAGACCATGTTGCCGATGCTCCACGCGTTTACCAAGGTAAATCAAAGAACGCCCAAGAAGCGCACGAAGCGATTCGCCCAGCAGGAGATACATTTAAAACTCCAGGCGAACTTGCCCCAGAACTCTCTCGCGATGAATTCGCACTCTACGACCTCATCTGGAAGCGCACTGTCGCATCCCAAATGGCCGATGCCAAGAAGATGCAGATGCGCGTTGACTTCGATGCCAAAACTTCAGATAACAAAGACACAATCTTCCGCGCCAACGGCAGCGTAATTACATTTCCAGGATTCCTTGCCGCATACGACGATATCGTCGATGAAAACACCAAGGTCGATGAAGAGGCAACCGATAAGCGCCTTCCTGCAATGTCAGTTGGCCAATCAATCAAGGTCAGCGAATACAACTGCGAAGGCCACGACACCAAGCCACCTGCGCGCTACACCGAACCAACTCTCGTTAAGAAACTAGAAGAACTCGGTATCGGCCGCCCATCAACATTTGCTTCCATCATTCAAACAATTCAAGATCGCGGTTACGTTTACAAACGCGGTCGCGCACTTGTTCCAACATTCTTAGCCTTCTCAGTTACTGGCCTTCTCGAAACCCACTTCACCAAGCTCGTGGATTACGACTTCACAGCGTCAATGGAAGAAGATCTAGACAAGATCGCAGCGGGTGAAGCCGGCCGCGTTGATTGGCTCCGCGATTTCTATTACGGCGTAGACGGACAACCAGGACTTGATGAACTGTCACTCGATCTCGGTGGCATCGATGCCCGCGCAACAAACACCATGAATTTATCTGACACCATCGAAATCCGCGTTGGTCGCTACGGCGCTTACCTGCAAGAAAATATTCCAGATCAAGATCGCAAACTTGCAAACATTCCTGAAGAACTTGCGCCAGATGAGTTAACTCTTGAAAAAGCTATCGAGCTTCTCGCTGCACCATCAGGTGAACGCGAACTCGGTACCGATCCAAACACCGGACTTGAAGTAATTGCAAAGTCAGGACGCTTTGGTCCTTACATCACTGAAGTTTTCCCAGAAGAACCCGTCGAACTAGATGACAAGGGCGAACCAAAGAAGAAGCGCAAGAAGAAAGATGCACCAAAGCCAAAGACCGCTTCCCTTCTTTCTACAATGACTCTCGACACCATCACCATTGATGATGCGCTAAAACTTCTCTCACTTCCTCGCATCCTTGGTACAAACTCCGCCGGCGAAGATATAACTATTCAAAACGGTCGATATGGCCCATACCTAAAGGCTGGCGCTGATTCACGCACACTTACCAGCGAAGACCAACTCTTCTCGCTTTCACTCGATGAAGCACTTGAGATTTACTCAAAGCCAAAAGAGCGGCGTCGCGGCGTTGCCAAGCCACCACTTAAAGAACTCGGTAAAGATCCAGCAACTGAGAAAGAAGTTATCGTTAAAGATGGTCGCTTCGGTATGTATGTAACCGATGGCGAAACCAATGCGACGCTGCGTCGCGGTGACACTCTTGAAGCGCTAACTATTGAGCGCGCACTCGAACTTCTTGCCGGACGCCGCGCATGGGAAGCCGAAAACGGTCCATCGCCAAAGAAATCACGCAAGAAAGCAGCGAAAGTTAAGCCTGGTGATGCTGCGCCAACTCTTACCAAGAACACCGTAAAGAAGGCTGCAACTAAGAAAAAAGCATCGAAAAAAGCTACTGGCAAAGCCAAAAAGGATTAA
- a CDS encoding sodium-translocating pyrophosphatase: protein MRASAALSNVQVTGANLNITYVVLAISLLALAIAWVLRAQVLAASEGTEKMREIAAAVQEGAAAYLARQFRTLSYFVGIVFFLLFALPADTTSIRVGRSLFFLMGAGFSALVGYNGMWLAVRANVRVAEAARQKNAEKAVQIAFRTGGVVGMTTVGLGLIGAAGAVVIFRENAPTVLEGFGFGAAMLAMFMRVGGGIFTKAADVGADLVGKVEKNIPEDDPRNAATIADNVGDNVGDCAGMAADLFESYAVTLVAALILGKAAFGNEGLIYPLIVPAIGIVTAVIGIFLTKMRSTDKSAMAAINRSFFLSAVISAGLTGLATFTYLPAKFDQLTNFSPKVLEEAGNINPRVLAFGAVLIGIALAAAIQVLTGFFTEVGKRPVNDVSASSQTGAATVILAGISVGFESAVYSAILIAAAVFGAFLLGGGSIVLSLFAIAIAGTGLLTTVGVIVAMDTFGPISDNAQGIAEMSGDVKGEGAQILTSLDAVGNTTKAITKGIAIATAVLAATALFGAFTDAIKEAVIKAVGEGQEVALQYQGVLDVADPRNLVGLIIGAAVVFLFSGLAINAVSRAAGAVVMEVRNQFKLHPGIMKGTEKPEYGRVVDICTRDSLRELATPGLLAVMAPIAVGFGLGVGALGAYLAGAIGTGTLMAVFLSNSGGAWDNAKKMVEDGNYGGKGSDAHAATIVGDTVGDPFKDTAGPAINPLIKVMNLVGLLITPAIVGFALPTQQSTSLIIALVAVVLIIGALIRSRRQATSIEY from the coding sequence ATGCGAGCATCTGCCGCCCTGTCCAATGTGCAAGTAACCGGCGCAAACCTAAATATCACCTACGTGGTCCTAGCGATTTCACTTCTCGCTCTTGCGATCGCCTGGGTTCTACGCGCCCAAGTTCTCGCTGCCAGCGAAGGCACAGAAAAGATGCGCGAAATCGCAGCTGCTGTGCAAGAAGGCGCTGCTGCATACCTTGCGCGCCAGTTCCGCACACTTTCATATTTCGTAGGAATCGTTTTCTTCCTACTCTTCGCACTTCCTGCTGACACAACTTCAATCCGCGTCGGCCGTTCACTCTTCTTCCTTATGGGCGCAGGTTTCTCTGCACTCGTTGGTTACAACGGAATGTGGCTCGCAGTTCGCGCAAACGTGCGCGTTGCTGAAGCTGCTCGTCAGAAGAACGCAGAAAAGGCAGTGCAGATCGCATTCCGCACCGGCGGCGTTGTCGGTATGACAACAGTTGGTCTCGGACTTATTGGTGCAGCTGGCGCAGTTGTTATCTTCCGCGAAAACGCACCAACCGTTCTTGAAGGATTCGGTTTCGGCGCAGCGATGCTCGCAATGTTTATGCGCGTCGGCGGCGGAATCTTTACCAAGGCAGCAGATGTCGGAGCTGACCTTGTCGGTAAAGTTGAAAAGAATATTCCTGAAGATGACCCACGCAACGCAGCAACAATTGCAGATAACGTCGGCGATAACGTTGGTGACTGCGCTGGTATGGCTGCAGACTTGTTCGAGTCATATGCCGTAACACTTGTTGCCGCACTTATCTTGGGTAAGGCTGCTTTCGGTAACGAAGGTTTGATCTACCCATTGATCGTTCCTGCAATCGGTATCGTCACTGCAGTTATCGGTATCTTCCTCACCAAGATGCGTTCAACAGATAAGTCAGCAATGGCTGCTATCAACCGCTCATTCTTCTTATCAGCAGTTATTTCTGCTGGTTTAACTGGTCTTGCAACATTTACATACCTACCTGCAAAGTTTGATCAACTTACAAACTTCTCTCCAAAGGTTCTTGAAGAAGCAGGAAATATCAACCCACGCGTGCTTGCATTTGGCGCTGTATTAATCGGTATCGCACTAGCTGCAGCAATTCAGGTTCTAACTGGCTTCTTTACCGAAGTTGGAAAGCGCCCAGTAAACGATGTTTCTGCTTCATCTCAAACAGGTGCAGCAACCGTTATTTTGGCTGGTATCTCAGTTGGCTTCGAATCAGCTGTTTACTCAGCGATTTTGATCGCAGCCGCAGTATTCGGCGCATTTTTACTCGGTGGCGGATCAATCGTCTTGTCACTCTTTGCAATCGCAATCGCAGGTACCGGTTTGCTAACAACAGTTGGCGTAATCGTTGCGATGGATACATTTGGTCCGATCTCAGATAACGCACAAGGCATCGCTGAAATGTCAGGCGATGTTAAGGGCGAAGGCGCACAGATCCTTACCTCACTAGACGCAGTTGGTAACACAACTAAGGCGATCACTAAGGGAATTGCAATCGCTACTGCAGTACTTGCCGCAACCGCGTTGTTCGGTGCATTCACCGATGCAATCAAGGAAGCAGTTATCAAGGCTGTTGGCGAAGGCCAAGAAGTTGCACTTCAATACCAAGGCGTTCTCGATGTTGCAGATCCACGTAACCTCGTTGGTCTAATCATCGGCGCCGCAGTTGTATTCCTCTTCTCCGGTCTTGCAATCAACGCAGTTTCTCGCGCAGCAGGTGCCGTGGTTATGGAAGTTCGTAACCAATTCAAACTTCACCCAGGAATTATGAAGGGCACTGAAAAGCCTGAATACGGCCGCGTTGTTGATATCTGTACTCGCGATTCACTACGCGAGCTTGCAACACCAGGACTTCTTGCAGTGATGGCACCAATCGCAGTCGGCTTCGGTCTCGGCGTTGGAGCACTCGGTGCATACCTTGCAGGTGCAATCGGCACCGGAACACTTATGGCTGTCTTCCTTTCAAACTCAGGCGGAGCTTGGGATAACGCGAAGAAGATGGTCGAAGATGGAAATTACGGCGGCAAGGGCTCAGATGCTCATGCTGCAACCATTGTTGGTGACACTGTCGGAGATCCATTTAAGGACACCGCCGGTCCTGCAATCAACCCACTTATCAAGGTTATGAACCTCGTTGGTCTCTTGATTACACCTGCAATCGTTGGCTTCGCACTTCCAACACAGCAGTCAACATCGTTGATCATCGCACTCGTTGCAGTTGTTTTGATTATCGGCGCGTTAATTCGCAGCCGTCGCCAAGCAACTTCAATCGAGTACTAA